The following coding sequences lie in one Zingiber officinale cultivar Zhangliang chromosome 2B, Zo_v1.1, whole genome shotgun sequence genomic window:
- the LOC122048338 gene encoding uncharacterized protein LOC122048338 — protein sequence MTDHLLDPDAFARLMTTPLHRRDHASAPEDRLTSLHNDLLISILSFLPIKQRVALSAVCSRLLRLLPSIPRLDAFRLEVVNPSGGVDISQHFTFPRALIRQCHIVFHKFTYLSKRLEQLLVEDLVEVGVQDLILETAGERLLNLSGKENCGFFGLKSLRSLSLLGISVGRFDGHPHPPPIACTLLTSLKIKHCDLHRNDFLRAFLISCPFLETLHFFYSFEYGDNLSIHSGSIKHLVLLFANSTVSGTINVRCPNLESLTVNVASELRIEAPKVRNASLLLGLYPSTDPPDALMKILGAHFGTDDAWLMLNSNPTPNGLTAEHEIDRILSPECKEDAVIFNFDFDLKDQSSAMILTQFLKKLNHYNTRFDIRVDAMHIQSTNEMARDDHLLHSSTYVELIKLRMIISEKRFEEFLSKQKRMEEALKRTGLQKLKSRTSEEQFNDILVSNESLVEVSSSITNCIEIKF from the exons ATGACGGACCATCTTCTTGATCCCGACGCTTTTGCTCGCCTGATGACCACGCCTTTGCACCGGCGTGATCATGCAAGCGCCCCGGAGGACCGCCTCACTTCTCTCCACAACGACCTTCTCATCTCCATCCTCTCCTTCCTCCCCATCAAGCAGCGCGTCGCCCTCTCCGCCGTCTGTTCCCGCTTGCTCCGCCTCCTCCCCTCCATACCCCGACTCGACGCCTTCCGCCTCGAGGTCGTGAATCCCTCCGGCGGCGTCGACATCAGCCAACATTTTACCTTCCCCCGGGCCCTGATCCGCCAATGCCACATCGTCTTCCACAAGTTCACCTATTTATCCAAACGCCTCGAGCAGCTCCTCGTCGAGGACCTCGTCGAGGTGGGCGTCCAAGATCTCATCCTCGAAACCGCCGGTGAGAGATTGTTGAATCTCAGCGGCAAGGAAAATTGCGGCTTCTTCGGCCTCAAGTCGCTGAGGAGTCTCTCCTTACTAGGAATCTCGGTGGGACGCTTTGATGGCCACCCCCATCCGCCGCCCATCGCTTGCACCCTTCTCACCTCCCTCAAAATTAAACATTGTGACCTTCACCGGAATGATTTCCTGCGAGCCTTCCTCATCTCTTGCCCTTTCCTCGAGACTCTACATTTCTTCTATTCCTTCGAATACGGGGACAacttaagcatccactccggctCCATTAAGCATCTAGTCCTATTATTCGCAAACTCCACCGTCAGCGGCACCATCAACGTCCGCTGCCCAAATCTTGAGTCGCTCACCGTCAACGTCGCCAGTGAGCTGCGCATTGAAGCTCCCAAGGTCCGGAACGCGTCATTACTTCTCGGCCTCTATCCGTCGACAGATCCTCCAGATGCATTGATGAAGATTCTCGGAGCTCATTTTGGAACCGATGACGCTTGGCTCATGCTGAATTCTAACCCAACTCCAAAT GGATTAACAGCAGAACACGAAATTGATAGAATTTTGTCTCCGGAATGCAAAGAGGACGccgttattttcaactttgactTCGATCTTAAAGATCAATCCTCAGCGATGATATTGACTCAGTTTCTTAAGAAACTTAATCACTACAATACCAGGTTTGATATACGTGTGGATGCTATGCATATACAGAGCACTAATGAAATGGCAAGGGACGATCACTTGCTTCATAGCTCTACATATGTAGAGCTAATTAAATTACGAATGATCATCTCCGAGAAGAGGTTTGAAGAGTTTCTCTCGAAACAAAAGAGGATGGAGGAGGCATTAAAGCGGACAGGATTGCAAAAGCTGAAAAGTCGCACCAGTGAAGAGCAATTCAATGATATATTAGTTTCCAATGAGTCCCTAGTCGAAGTATCCTCGAGTATCACTAATtgcattgaaattaaattttag